caaaatttttattattatattgtatctttaattaattaaattataattttatgaaaagttatatgctttaattaatttaattaccgAAGACGTTACTTAAAAGTTTAAATGACGTTAAGTTTTGCTCATTGTATTAGGTTCGTCCGcacttttttttccatttttaaaaaattaaatttgcatttatgtatattttattctttctggtaatttaaaattaatattattttcttgtgCGTTGTGTTAGCTAGattaacataaaaaaattataatttatagaaTTAAAAGTTATTATAAAAATatgcttttataatttttttttaaattagatatatattatttgaaatcaataaaaatgaaagtaaatcaattAAATAAGAAATAATAAATCAGGGAATAAATAGATGAGAGTAAgagtaattataaaatttttataattaaaatgtaatttcaTAGTTTTAGGCcttttgtaaatatataaatttagtcacatatatataattttaaataaatttaaataacacAGAAATATATTAGGATTATAATTAAagataaatataatattaatgaaagaattttattataatcattataTGCATTACACGTTAAAAAAATTGTGTATAATTGGGttttactattttaatttttatatttatttatataattttgtaCCCCACATTATTTTAATCATTTTCTGTAGAAATTTCTCCATTTCTAAATATATCAAAGTCTTGAtagttaagaaaaaaaaaaaaaaaaaaagaaatactgCATACACAatgtaatttttatatataatttaaaattatttataataattgttAATCAATTTTGTATAAGACAAACTTTTTGCTAGTTAATATTTTACAAGTCACTCCCAATGATTTACTTGAAAAATAAAAGGAAGTGAATGAATTATTATTACAATAAACTTCAAATGAAATATTTCAAATGAAATTTCATTTTCATTTCAATTAATTCAAGTTTCAAGCCAAATTATCAAAGcaaatatatataatgaaatgGCAACGTTCTGCAATGATGTGATATGCTTCATAATtatttcaaaagaaaaaaaaaaagaaaaagaaaaactttCATGCTATACTTCAACTCATTTGCCTGAGCTCTCTCTTTCTAGCAAGAAATTACTCTGAGGGTAAACCAATAACTAATGATGGGATTGCAATTTGCATTGAAGACGTTTCTCCTCCATCTCCTGCTTGTTCTGGTAATTAATCTCTCCACAGATCCTATTGTCCTACTTGATTAATTCATATATTAATTGACTGATGAATGACTTGCAGTGTACTCATCGAAGCCATGGAGACGCCAGGGAGATGACGATAAGCAATGTTCTGAGACTTCCAAGTGAGGAAGAAAATGGTGTCTCAGATAAGGGAATGCATAGAAGTCGCCCTGTTCATGCAAATCCATCAACCCGTATGGATCACATGGACCCTTCACTGATGATTTTTTTCACCCTGAATGATCTCAAGGTGGGCAAGAAATTGCCCATATTTTTTCCTATGAAAGATTCTTCATCTACTCCTCCTTTGATGTCCAGAGATGAAGCAAATTCCATTCCCTTCTCCTGCGCAGATCTTCCCCATCTCCTTCACTTCTTCTCCTTCTCTCCGGGTTCTCCCCAAGCCAAAGCCATGGAACATACTCTCAGAGAATGTGAGATAAAACCCATCAAGGGCGAGACTAAAATCTGTGCTGCTTCATTAGAATCCATGCTAGATTTTGTACGAGAAACCTTTGGATCGGAGACCCAATTCAAAGTTCTGAGCACAACCCATCTCGCAAAATCAAGAACCCTTTTGGACAATTACACCATCCTGGATGAGCCCAACGAAATACCAGTTCCAAAGATGGTAGCATGCCATACGATGCCGTATCCATACACAGTCTTCTATTGCCATAGTCAAGAGACCGAGAACAAGGCATTTGTGGTGTCACTAGGTGGTGATCATGGAGGGAGAATAGAAGGAGTTGCAGTTTGTCACATGGATACCTCTCAATGGAGTCCAAATCATGCATCATTCCGTGTGCTTGGGATTGAACCAGGAACCTCCCCTGTGTGCCATTTCTTTAGAGGAGATAATCTAGTTTATGTTCCCATCAATATGCCTATCCATGGCTAATAGAATCAAGCTAGCACTTGTTCTTGAGTTCCTATGCCCGCCATGATTAATAATGTACTCTCAGTGTGATCGATAGATTAGAGTGCTTTGTGCTTATTATGTACCTTTGGCTTCAATAAAAAGCCTGTTTCGTTTGAGTGTAATAACTATGCCAATAATAAGTTTAATGAATGAGTAAGATGTCTAAAATTAAAGTCGAATTTTAAGAATGATTTAAACCTATGAATTGAATTCAAGATTTTCATATATTCAAGAAGATATTTATTTATCTTAATAAAAGATCAtgcttataaaaataaaaaaaaaaagctgagTTTAAACCTTAATTATCATTAGTAATGTGTGTAGTTCGATTTGATCCGGGAGTCATATACGAGCCTTCACTCCTTCAATCccctgtaataaaaaaaaattgttaagaataaaaaaaatataattatccttgataaattaaaatttattaattttttatattgtttAATTTTGACATTCTCACATGACAGATTTATTGATATAATTCAACCCaattgtttttttctttttttcccaaTGTAGCAAACGTAGTTATGAATTAAATTGGACCCAAAGTCAGTTCATCAGAATTTCGATTTGAAGTGCAAAGTTTGACTGATTAGCTTGCCTTTTTATACGGTTAGAACAATTTCAGTTTGGACAAATTTCAACAAAACAAGGTTAATTATGTGGTTTAGTGAAATTAATCAAAACAAGGTCTCAAATCTCAATAGTTTAATGACactatcaaataattaattataagtcACTCCTTTACTCTATCACCGACCACTTCATGTATTTTGCTAATCAATGGCTATAATAATATCGATGTCCACAAATAGACATCCTAGCAGTAAAAAAACTTAAAGTTTCTGTGAGAAGAGCTTTTTAGATGAGATTACAAGAATAAAGTGGGATTGCTACCTATGGTGTTGTTCATTCATATTaaataggaaaaagaaaatatatattcggtatacaatatttaaatagttttatttttatcaattagatatttataataaaaaaaattcttaaactcaATTTATGATAgatttaagatataaatatatgaaatttacttaataaatattttgtattttgagtcTATAATTAGTATTAGCCTTAGGCAAACAAAATCTGTATGTATGAGaaataacaaattaatttaaaaaatgacATTTAAATAACATTAGCATAAAATGACAAGGATGAATCAATTATGATATTTGCAAATTGCCAAAAGTAACCAAACAATGATAATTACGTAAATAATTATTACCTTTcctaaaagaaaaaaatcagcCAGTTCAACTGCGTTGCAATCTTCCTATTTATTTAAACTCAAAATTGACAACTAACAAGAATGTGCAAAACTCTTCTAAGAAAACAGGAATGTGAAAAATGAGGGTAATTTTTATAATtcgtttttaaattttgattcgtATTTTACTTTTATCTTTTGACTTTAATTTGTTAATAAAAAatctcttaaaattaattttgttttataaaaatttttctaaagtaCTATAtcaaatttttaagttaaaaaaaattatctttttaCCTCTTATCccttcataattaaaaaaataagccGTTTTAATCACTATTTAAAATTAGcacaaaattaaagtttaaaattttttaataacaaattaaaattaagcaATGGAAATAAAACACAAAATAAAGTTTAAAAATGGGCTATAAAAATTACCATGAAAAACGATCAACTAGAGATGATGATATCTAGCCAAACATGCATACTACTACTATATAATAACCAAAAGCATAGAAATTTATGTACCATTAATATAATATCTGAAATTTTTCTAGCtatgtataatttttagtgaatttttaaagtttggaGATATTCTTTTGATGATGTCATTGCTAATATCACTATAGCAGTTGCCAATGATTACTACAGCAATCATCACTAATGATGTCGTAATGGGTTAATGTAATAATGCATATAATCACTATAGCAATGTGAAAAAACCGCTAAATCGTCAAATTTTGATTGCAAAGTAGATAAGCTCTTACTAGAATTGAATAGTACTATTGTCTAAATTGACTTTCTACCATTCTCACCATCATTTTGAGTTATGAAGTACCTCTGACCACCCTATAAATATGAGAAACTTTGAATTGTTATTCTTGCCAATCTACTAATCTTTTCTAAGAGTATTATATACCATTGTGATCATCACCTCACAAGCTTTATTTTGCATCTAATCAAACTAATTTTCATGGTCAGAAAAGGAATATCAAAATCACACCATCACCACCTTCTCTCCTCAATCTGCGGCGAATGGTTATGAGTTAAAAAGTACCACCGGTAGTTGAACTCTCCACACTGAAATGAGTGGATTGGTATAAATTTTGTAGTCTAAAAATTGTTATTCTTGCCAATCTACTAATATTTTCTAAGAGTATTATATACCATTGTGATCATCACCTCACAAGCTTTATTTTGCATCTAATCAAACTAATTTTCATGGCTAGAAAAGGAATATCAAAATCACACCATCACCACCTTCTCTCCTCAATCTATGGCGAATGGTTATGAGTTAAAAAGTACCACCGGTAGTTGAACTCTCCACACTGAAATGAGTGGATTGGTATAAATTTTGTAGTCTAATTTCACCATTTTGTAACATTTTTTTTAGAACATGCAAGTATGGCATTGCATTAAATATGGCCCAAAATGGGTAGGATTACATGAAAAAGTTATAATAAAACAAGGTTTCAAATTCAGCTCCAATAGGAATCCTACTACAGAGAGAGACCCAACCAAAAACAATAAAACCGCCAAAACCTATATGCCCACAGGATTCAAGAAGTTTCACTGAAAGATGAAACCATCATATAATCTCTGCTGGATCTCCTACTAGGACTCTTCCAACCAGCAAAACACAATGCTAATCACCCTTAAGCAAACAGACCCTAGCTACAGCAAAATAACGATGAAGAAACTCAAACACAATAAAGACAAACAATTGGCACATATTAAAACACCAGAAAACCTCAACCATCGCTTGATACAGGCTACTAGATCTGGCCAAACCGCAGCATATGCTAAGAAGACAGAGGCTTAAATCACATTGGACTAAGGCATTTTAGTCTTTATAGCCTTTAAGTCAGCTATTTACATCTCTCGCTGGCGAACTCCTCTGCGAACCCCCTCTCCTCATGACAGCAACACCAACGTTCGACCATATCAAAAGTAGGCCCTATAGGTGctctcttctttctctccaccTACACAAAACAACCTGCCAGCCATATATAAGCTGATCTCAGGGAGGAGGGAGAGCTAATCTCCTCAACATTTTATAACATTGATCTATATTTACCAACCTGAGTGAATAACAACTGTTAATTGTAGTGCCTGAGTAGTAACAATGAGCAATAATAAATGTGAATAGTAATtagttagaaaaaaaaattgagttcaCCTATTTAGAGGTAATTCGATGATTTAAGCGTAATGCTGCAATCTGCAATTTGATGTCTCTAAACcttatttttatgaattttaatatttttatctataaAATATCAATTTGTGAATGATTTATACTGAAATAGAATCACATTCATGTAGCTAAGGTACATTGGTATCTATGCTAATGGCTAAACTAGTATCTATGCTAACTACTAAgtactaatttaataattataggtGCATGTATGCTATTTAATATCTACTCGGTGGAGACTCATtccattattttaattaattaattaatttatttatttaaacagATTTTCTAGAATATGATATTTTGGATTAAAGTTGTATGTGCAGAATCTTCATAAACGTCACCTAAATATTTTCCTTGGCTCATGTGCATTTGTGATTTTAAGATAAGTGGCTTGTGCTTTGCCACTGCTATTTGTGAGCAAGCTTTGGGCTTTACTGATACTTATGTTGACAATTGATGTGCGACTCAGGTTTTGATGTCCTTAATATTATTTATTGCCAGCAAAATATTTTGTTTATAATTTGTGCACTGCAttgtatattttaatatatataaattctgcATTGGATTTTTAGTAAGATTATGTATCGTTTTGCACGAATGAAGGCTTTCTACGTGTTTTGGTAGCCTTAAAATTATTCAAATCCTAGTGCAAGTCCAACTCATGAATGAGTTGTGATAAAATTGATACCAGAGGGCATAGCTTATGGTCTATGTTGTCTATCGATAGACACCTTTGAGGATAGAGACACTAAAGAGAGTAGGGTGcatatttttacattaatttATGTTTTAAGGCTTATTGGATAAAAAAGGCTAAACGTTTTTTCTAATTGGAAATTATGTCCAAATGTTCTAAACGTTTAGATATAATTGTCAATTAGAAAAAAAATGTTTGGAAATTTCTATCCAATTGGCCATGTTTTAAGCATTTTACAGTATTTTAACTAAcaaatgatttaaattttgtgTGGAAGGCAAGAATACTCATAATGATGATCTAGTTGTTCCCAGGGACGGGAACAAGCAATGGAGGTCGCCTTCAGTTAGCTTGAGTGAGTTGCCTTAAGAGGTAAGGATAGGCCACTTAGAGTACCTAAGCTGCTAGTAGCCACCACATATGGAGGAAAGGCTAGGAGAGTTACCTCTCGAGTCTAGCCAAATGAATAACCATTACATCCGCAAATGGATCCTTTGGCAATGCTAATAAAGATGAGATGGATGGTGGATGTTGTGGTATAGTTTATGGATCAGAGGtaagcagcaccaccaccaccgccTCTTTATGTCTAACTAGAAGTAAGACGAGTGAGAGAAAGACTTTGGTGCATAATATATAGCTTTGGGGCCTCTTTATTATGAAAGAAAGGATGAGAGGACCCCTTTACCTTCTTGTTTAATGTAAAGCAGCTTAGTGATTTGCTGAGATTCTCCAAGTAGTAGTCATTTAAATGGCAGGATTCTCCATGAAAGGAGAAGTGGCTATGTGGTTTATGGATCAAATTCAACCCCAAATGACATGGTTTGATCTCTATAAGATATTTATGTCCAAAGAAATTCCTTAGAGCTTCAAAAGCAATAAGATGAATGAGTTCAAAAGATTCACATAAGAGGGAGAAAAGTCTCGGAATATATCAAGTTGTTTGAGGAAGTAAGCAACTTTTCTCTAGCTTCTATTATTGTCGAAGCTATGAAGATGAATAGGTTTATCTATGGTTTGAGCTATGAAGATGAATAGGTTTATCCATGGTTTGATCAAGGGATATACAACTTTGATTTGTACCATGAAGGTTCACCATATCATAAGGTCATAAACATGGGTCAAGAGATTGATAACAAACTAAGACCTAAGCTAGAAGGGCCAATGAGAAAAAAGGTTAAAATGGAGTTATAAGAATTCTCCAATATCACCCAATCTAAGCAATCTACCAAATACACTAAAAGTAAGAAATGGAAAGGTAAAAGGAGATTTAGAAATAGTTTTGGACATAATAGCAGTTTCCAGAGTGGAGGATCTTTCAAACCAAattggcctttttttttttttttcaaaagtgTGGAAAACAACACCTTAAATAATATGGATCCCACTTCCAATATGGCCAGATGGGACACTTCACTAAAGAATGTCTAGGCACCATAAATGTCAATGACCGATGTGGCGCAACCTACATATGATAATTCCCAAGGTGGAACACGGTTCACTAGTCAGTCAATTTAGTGGTCCAGCCAATTTCCAAAGAGGTGTTGGAAGAGGAATAGAAGGACATGGTTTAGCCCAAACAATAGTCAAA
This is a stretch of genomic DNA from Hevea brasiliensis isolate MT/VB/25A 57/8 unplaced genomic scaffold, ASM3005281v1 Scaf354, whole genome shotgun sequence. It encodes these proteins:
- the LOC131177206 gene encoding BURP domain-containing protein BNM2A-like, whose amino-acid sequence is MMGLQFALKTFLLHLLLVLCTHRSHGDAREMTISNVLRLPSEEENGVSDKGMHRSRPVHANPSTRMDHMDPSLMIFFTLNDLKVGKKLPIFFPMKDSSSTPPLMSRDEANSIPFSCADLPHLLHFFSFSPGSPQAKAMEHTLRECEIKPIKGETKICAASLESMLDFVRETFGSETQFKVLSTTHLAKSRTLLDNYTILDEPNEIPVPKMVACHTMPYPYTVFYCHSQETENKAFVVSLGGDHGGRIEGVAVCHMDTSQWSPNHASFRVLGIEPGTSPVCHFFRGDNLVYVPINMPIHG